The Tepidamorphus gemmatus sequence GGGGCGAGCTACACGCTGACCGGTCCGGACGGCGTGCGGACGGTGGCGGCACGGGACTTCTATCAGGGAGCCTACTTCACCGCTCTGGAGCCCGGCGAGATTGTGACCGCGATCTCGATCCCGGTTCCGCCGGACGGCCATGGCTCGGCCTACGAGAAGCTGAAGCGCAAGGTCGGAGATTATGCCACGGCGGCGGCCGCAGTGGTGCTGACGATGCAGGGCGGCACGGTTGCGACCTGTGCCATCGGTCTGACCAATCTCGCCGAGACGCCGCTGCTCGCGGAGGAGGCGGCGGCCATCGTCATCGGCTCGCGGCTCGACAAGGCGACGCTGGCGAAGGCCGCCGATGCCGCGCGGGCGATCATGGAACCCGCTTCCGATGCGCGGGGGCCGGCCGAGTATCGCATCCATGTCGGCGGCATCATGGTCGTGCGCGCCCTCGAGCGGGCCGCCGCCGCGGCGAAATGACAGGAGCCCCCACATGTCCAAGGTTCACGTGAAGATGACGGTGAACGGCGAGGCGGTCGAAGCCCTCGTCGAGCCGCGCACCCTGCTGATCCACTTCCTGCGCGAGCACCTGTCCCTTACCGGCGCCCATATCGGCTGCGAGACCAGTCACTGCGGCGCCTGCACGGTCGATCTCGACGGCCGTTCGGTGAAATCCTGCACCATGTTCGCCGTTCAGGCGCAGGGCTCCGAGATCCGCACCATCGAAGGCATGGCCAATCCGGACGGCACGCTGTCGGCACTGCAGGAAGGCTTCCGCATGATGCACGGCCTGCAATGCGGTTTCTGCACGCCGGGGATGATCATGCGTGCGCACCGGCTGCTGCAGGAGAACCCCTCGCCGAGCGAAGCCGAGATCCGCGCCGGAATTGCCGGCAATCTCTGCCGCTGCACCGGCTACCAGAACATCGTCAAGGCGATCCAGTACGCTGCCGCCAAGGCAAATGGCGTCGAATTGGTGGAGGCCGCGGAATGAACGACATGACCCCGACGCGCGAACAGCGCGAGGCCCGTCTCGAAGGCATGGGATGCCGGCGCAAGCGGGTCGAGGACATCCGCTTCACTCAGGGCAAGGGCAACTATGTCGACGACATCAAGCTCGCGGGCATGCTGCACGGCGATTTCGTCCGCTCGCCCCACGCCCATGCCCGCATCATCCGGATCGACACCTCTGAGGCGCTCAAGGTACCCGGTGTCGTCGCGGTCCTGACGGCGGAGGATCTGAAGCCCGTCAACCTCGCCTGGATGCCGACGCTGGCCGGCGACGTCCAGATGGTGCTGGCCGACGGCAAGGTGCTGTTCCAGGGCCAGGAGGTCGCCTTCGTGCTGGCGACCGACCGCTATGCGGCGGCCGATGGCGTCGAGAAGGTCGTGGTCGAGTACGAGGAGCTTCCCGTCCTCGTCGATCCGTTCCGGGCCATGGACGCAGACGCGCCGGTATTGCGCGAGGACATCAAGGACAAGACCGAGGGTGCGCACGGCCCCCGCAAGCATCCGAACCACATCTTCGAGTGGACCGTCGGCGACAGATCGGCGACCGACGAGGCGTTCAACCGCGCCGAGGTGACGATCAAGGAGATGATCTCCTACCATCGCACCCATCCCTCGCCGCTCGAGACCTGCCAGGCGGTATGCTCGTTCGACAAGGTCAAGGGCGAACTGACCATCTGGGGCACGTTCCAGGCCCCGCACGTGATCCGCACCGTGGTGGCGCTGATCGCCAACCTGCCGGAGCAGAAGATCCACGTCATCGCCCCGGACATCGGCGGCGGCTTCGGCAACAAGGTCGGCGCCTATCCGGGCTACGTCTGCGCGGCAGTGGCATCGATCGTCATCGGCAAGCCGGTGAAGTGGGTCGAGGACCGGATCGAGAACCTGACCGCAACATCGTTCGCCCGCGACTACCACATGACGACCGAGATCGCCGCGACGAAGGAAGGCAAGGTGACTGGCCTGCGCGTCCACGTGCTCGCCGATCACGGCGCGTTCGACGCCTGCGCCGATCCGTCGAAGTGGCCGGCTGGCTTCTTCAACATCGTCACCGGATCCTATGATTTCCCCACGGCGCACGTCACCGTCGACGGGATCTATACCAACAAGGCTCCCGGCGGTGTCGCCTACCGGTGCTCGTTCCGGGTCACGGAGGCGGCCTATTGCATCGAGCGGGCGATGGACATCCTCGCCCAGAAGCTCGGCATGGATCCTGTGGAACTGAGGCTGAAGAACTTCATCCGGGCCGAACAGTTTCCCTATCACTCCGCGCTCGGCTGGGAATACGACTCCGGCGACTACCACACCGCGATGCGCAAGGCGATGGAGGCGGTGGACTATGCGGGTCTGCGCCGCGAGCAGGCCGAAAGGCGCGAGGCGTT is a genomic window containing:
- a CDS encoding (2Fe-2S)-binding protein, with protein sequence MSKVHVKMTVNGEAVEALVEPRTLLIHFLREHLSLTGAHIGCETSHCGACTVDLDGRSVKSCTMFAVQAQGSEIRTIEGMANPDGTLSALQEGFRMMHGLQCGFCTPGMIMRAHRLLQENPSPSEAEIRAGIAGNLCRCTGYQNIVKAIQYAAAKANGVELVEAAE
- a CDS encoding FAD binding domain-containing protein translates to MIPGQFGYHRPDAVEAAVRLLADLGEDARAIAGGHSLIPMMKLRLAEPEHLVDLGGIAQLRGIRRDGNVIVIGAMTTQHDVIASDLLADTVPILRETALMIADPQVRYCGTIGGNVANGDPGNDMPAVMMTLGASYTLTGPDGVRTVAARDFYQGAYFTALEPGEIVTAISIPVPPDGHGSAYEKLKRKVGDYATAAAAVVLTMQGGTVATCAIGLTNLAETPLLAEEAAAIVIGSRLDKATLAKAADAARAIMEPASDARGPAEYRIHVGGIMVVRALERAAAAAK
- a CDS encoding aerobic carbon-monoxide dehydrogenase large subunit, which gives rise to MNDMTPTREQREARLEGMGCRRKRVEDIRFTQGKGNYVDDIKLAGMLHGDFVRSPHAHARIIRIDTSEALKVPGVVAVLTAEDLKPVNLAWMPTLAGDVQMVLADGKVLFQGQEVAFVLATDRYAAADGVEKVVVEYEELPVLVDPFRAMDADAPVLREDIKDKTEGAHGPRKHPNHIFEWTVGDRSATDEAFNRAEVTIKEMISYHRTHPSPLETCQAVCSFDKVKGELTIWGTFQAPHVIRTVVALIANLPEQKIHVIAPDIGGGFGNKVGAYPGYVCAAVASIVIGKPVKWVEDRIENLTATSFARDYHMTTEIAATKEGKVTGLRVHVLADHGAFDACADPSKWPAGFFNIVTGSYDFPTAHVTVDGIYTNKAPGGVAYRCSFRVTEAAYCIERAMDILAQKLGMDPVELRLKNFIRAEQFPYHSALGWEYDSGDYHTAMRKAMEAVDYAGLRREQAERREAFKRGETREIMGIGVSFFTEIVGAGPSKNCDILGIAMFDSCEIRIHPTGAVLARMGTKSQGQGHETTWAQIIATEIGIPADNIMVEEGNTDTAPYGLGTYGSRSTPVAGAAIALAARKIRAKAQMIAAHLLEVHEDDLEWDIDGFRVKGLPEKFKSMKEIAWAAYNSVPPGMEPGLEAVSYYDPPNMTYPFGAYICVMDINVDTGEYKVRRFYALDDCGTRINPMIIEGQVHGGLTEAFAIAMGQEIRYDEIGNVVTGSFMDFFLPTAVETPHWETDHTVTPSPHHPIGAKGVGESPNVGGVPAFSNAVNDAFAFLGSTHIQMPHDFWRNWAAAKRLGLHG